A stretch of Lathyrus oleraceus cultivar Zhongwan6 chromosome 6, CAAS_Psat_ZW6_1.0, whole genome shotgun sequence DNA encodes these proteins:
- the LOC127097569 gene encoding G-box-binding factor 1 has translation MGKEEFNPFGRPYNFMVPQDQTPNQPMPPHWSTTMQAYYNPGSAPNPFYNPLAAGPYLYQQYMWQNQANNALLHYDALNDPARLSNKPPVAKDATLAFSEMVRRNIGEGKQDFNKLFAGNSQPLSLITGDLREYGNTSSAPKNVRDGTSISVPSGSKRSPEEEQEGTNNVFPSSLTLKPNMIIGDENPSGLTQNLETFAKESDADAETQLKNMEGSDDIRKERKRQSNRESAKRSRIRKQQECEELSKTIDTLKDENSVLTQRLVTLSEECQELTIENNSIEEELVKRYGSESIADLLLMKPVSGGFPKSV, from the exons ATGGGGAAAGAAGAATTCAATCCATTTGGGAGGCCTTACAATTTTATGGTGCCTCAAGAT CAAACTCCAAACCAACCTATGCCCCCACATTGGTCTACAACTATGCAG GCTTATTACAATCCCGGGTCTGCTCCAAATCCCTTTTATAATCCACTTGCAGCTGGTCCTTACTTGTATCAGCAGTACATGTGGCAGAATCAG GCAAACAATGCACTACTTCATTATGATGCTCTAAACGATCCCGCTAGGCTCTCCAATAAACCTCCTGTAGCTAAG GATGCTACACTGGCCTTTTCAGAAATGGTACGCAGGAATATTGGCGAAGGAAAGCAAGATTTCAACAAATTATTTGCTGGAAACTCACAACCTTTAAGTTTAATAACTGGGGATTTGAGAGAATATGGAAACACATCTTCAGCACCAAAAAATGTCAGGGATGGAACCTCAATAAG TGTACCAAGTGGAAGCAAGAGATCACCAGAAGAAGAACAAGAGGGCACTAACAAT GTTTTTCCTTCAAGTTTGACACTGAAACCAAACATGATTATTGGGGATG AAAATCCATCTGGGCTGACTCAAAATTTGGAGACATTTGCAAAGGAATCTGATGCTGATGCTGAGACTCAACTAAAAAATATG GAAGGTAGTGATGATAtaagaaaagaaaggaaaagacaGTCAAACAGGGAATCAGCTAAGAGGTCAAGGATACGAAAACAG CAAGAATGTGAAGAGCTATCTAAAACGATAGATACTCTTAAGGATGAAAATTCCGTCCTAACACAAAGGCTCGTTACACTTTCTGAGGAATGTCAGGAGCTCACCATTGAAAACAATTCCATTGAG GAAGAGCTAGTTAAGAGGTATGGATCAGAATCAATTGCAGACCTATTGCTCATGAAGCCTGTTTCTGGTGGATTCCCAAAATCAGTTTGA